The following coding sequences lie in one Rhodohalobacter barkolensis genomic window:
- a CDS encoding ferredoxin family protein, which yields MKLLTLPERLGLVSYRNQAKSEIKPHIKVDTDICNSTCPHHCTTYVCPANCYTKDENGKVHFQVEDCIECGTCMYACDQGAVSWEFPDPEIGRGVTWNFG from the coding sequence ATGAAACTCCTGACTTTACCCGAACGACTTGGATTGGTTAGCTATCGTAACCAAGCTAAATCTGAAATCAAACCGCATATTAAGGTTGATACAGATATTTGCAATTCAACCTGCCCCCATCATTGCACTACCTATGTGTGCCCTGCAAACTGCTATACCAAGGATGAAAATGGTAAGGTCCATTTTCAGGTGGAAGACTGCATTGAGTGTGGAACCTGTATGTATGCCTGCGATCAGGGTGCGGTGAGTTGGGAATTTCCCGATCCGGAGATTGGCCGCGGTGTGACGTGGAATTTCGGTTGA
- a CDS encoding FAD-dependent oxidoreductase — translation MDEKFDCIIVGAGVAGLAAAMTLAKNNMKFLLIEKGEFPGSKNVSGGVLWGNDLNKLVPNYWEEDDSGWDRFINHRRLTFMDEQSSFSVDFKSSHFNEPPYTGVVVLRSKFDKWLAGKVEEAIAESDFAMDSFVAPNILVEEVLEEDGKVVGIRTGEDKFYADSVILAEGVNNLLTRQVGLQDKYVPADHMLTGVKEIIRFDQDVLENRFQLNGKSGMSNEFVGHATNGVEGGGFLYTNKDTVSIGLVLGLKDLREKEQTPYDILNHFKKHPAVADMIRGGEVVEYSAHVVSSGDKRVMPEKLYKAGLMVCGEAANLLMNAGKAIQGMDYAMRSGILAAEAITKAKEKGDFGESAMKAYQDTLEDSYVMKDINNFQDAVHLLHDPFMIDKMPNLLCDFGRNFFSIKNEPTKKARNMFSDSVKKHASYWDLVKIGAKGAKAL, via the coding sequence ATGGACGAAAAATTTGACTGTATCATCGTAGGAGCCGGTGTGGCCGGGCTTGCCGCTGCCATGACGCTCGCCAAAAACAACATGAAATTTCTTCTCATTGAAAAGGGAGAATTTCCGGGATCAAAGAATGTATCCGGTGGTGTGTTGTGGGGAAACGATTTGAATAAATTGGTTCCAAATTACTGGGAAGAAGACGATAGCGGATGGGATCGATTTATCAATCACCGCAGGCTCACCTTTATGGATGAACAGTCATCATTCTCAGTAGATTTTAAATCGTCCCATTTCAACGAACCTCCTTACACCGGTGTGGTTGTACTGCGATCCAAATTTGATAAATGGCTCGCCGGAAAAGTTGAGGAAGCTATTGCAGAGAGTGATTTCGCGATGGACTCTTTCGTGGCACCCAATATCCTTGTTGAGGAAGTACTTGAAGAAGATGGTAAAGTAGTAGGTATTCGAACCGGTGAAGATAAGTTTTATGCAGACTCTGTGATTTTGGCTGAGGGAGTTAACAATCTTCTCACACGGCAGGTCGGCCTCCAGGATAAATACGTCCCCGCCGACCACATGCTGACCGGTGTCAAGGAGATTATCCGGTTTGATCAGGATGTTCTTGAGAACCGTTTTCAGCTAAATGGAAAAAGCGGAATGAGTAATGAGTTTGTCGGGCACGCCACGAACGGTGTTGAAGGCGGTGGATTTCTCTACACCAATAAAGACACTGTCTCAATCGGATTGGTTTTGGGATTGAAAGATCTGCGTGAAAAAGAGCAAACACCTTACGATATCCTCAATCATTTTAAAAAACACCCTGCTGTTGCTGATATGATTCGTGGCGGTGAGGTTGTTGAATACTCTGCTCACGTTGTGTCATCCGGTGATAAGCGTGTGATGCCTGAAAAGCTTTACAAAGCCGGCCTGATGGTTTGCGGCGAAGCAGCCAATCTGCTAATGAATGCCGGCAAAGCGATCCAGGGAATGGATTACGCGATGCGATCCGGAATTTTGGCGGCCGAGGCCATCACAAAAGCAAAAGAGAAAGGCGACTTTGGAGAATCTGCAATGAAAGCCTATCAGGATACGTTGGAAGACAGCTATGTGATGAAAGACATCAATAATTTTCAGGATGCCGTACATCTGTTGCACGATCCATTTATGATAGACAAGATGCCAAACCTGCTCTGTGATTTCGGACGGAATTTCTTTAGCATTAAGAACGAGCCGACCAAGAAGGCAAGAAACATGTTCAGTGATTCCGTTAAAAAACACGCTTCGTACTGGGATCTCGTTAAGATTGGAGCAAAAGGAGCGAAAGCACTGTAG
- a CDS encoding electron transfer flavoprotein subunit alpha/FixB family protein, with the protein MSTLLTVISVNDGKIKRSSLEVLSRCNELASNNGMKSAALVIDSKASEIAEQLKNYGPDEIYTIENPIFKNHLNTPVLKALSTAVSQINPKVVAFPSTESSKDVLGALAANQQTAALSDMSEFDLTDNGVKGKRPVMASKIISSVEASGSPVIISVRSGSYDVVEKESNANIEAIDFNFSDEELQITLKEIISSSSDRVDLSEAEVVVAAGRGVKDEEGRNLISELASVLNAGIGASRALTEAGDYDPSLQIGQTGKVVSPQLYIGVAISGAIQHVAGMANSKVIVAINKDPDAPIFDIADYGLVGDLYKILPPFIEELKKIKQN; encoded by the coding sequence ATGAGTACTCTATTAACAGTCATCTCAGTTAACGACGGAAAAATTAAACGCTCCTCTCTTGAGGTTCTTTCACGGTGCAATGAGCTTGCATCAAACAACGGAATGAAATCTGCGGCTTTAGTGATTGACTCGAAAGCTTCTGAAATCGCAGAACAACTTAAAAATTACGGTCCGGACGAGATCTACACGATCGAAAATCCAATCTTTAAAAACCACCTGAATACTCCGGTTCTAAAAGCTCTCTCTACAGCAGTTTCTCAAATCAACCCAAAAGTGGTTGCTTTTCCTTCTACGGAGAGTTCAAAAGATGTACTTGGAGCCTTGGCAGCGAATCAACAAACAGCTGCTCTCAGTGACATGTCTGAATTTGATCTGACGGACAACGGTGTGAAGGGCAAACGTCCGGTAATGGCTTCAAAGATTATTTCTTCAGTAGAAGCATCGGGCTCACCGGTTATTATCTCTGTTCGATCCGGCTCTTATGATGTCGTTGAGAAAGAGAGCAACGCAAACATTGAAGCGATCGATTTCAATTTTAGTGATGAAGAGCTTCAAATAACTCTGAAAGAGATTATCAGCTCGTCGTCCGACAGAGTTGATCTTTCTGAAGCAGAAGTTGTAGTTGCTGCCGGTCGCGGCGTAAAAGATGAAGAAGGACGAAACCTGATTTCTGAACTCGCTTCTGTACTGAATGCCGGTATCGGAGCTTCAAGAGCGTTAACAGAAGCCGGAGATTATGACCCAAGTCTACAGATTGGTCAAACCGGAAAAGTGGTTTCCCCTCAACTCTATATTGGTGTGGCTATTTCCGGTGCAATTCAGCACGTTGCAGGTATGGCGAACAGTAAAGTCATTGTAGCCATCAACAAAGATCCGGATGCTCCTATCTTCGATATTGCAGATTACGGATTAGTTGGAGACCTTTACAAAATCCTGCCTCCATTCATCGAAGAACTGAAAAAAATCAAACAGAATTAG
- a CDS encoding electron transfer flavoprotein subunit beta/FixA family protein yields MKFYVCIKQVPDVNAPLQIKDGQLIQDADRNILNAYDASAVEEALVLAEKHSGEVEVVLAGPEKAKETLRKALAMGADKGTHIVTNGDEDFDSYAYAKILSKFFSDKEYDFISCGKQSQDTDAGLTGSMLAEMLNLPYATNAVGLEFSDGKMTVKRQGDSGQEMIEVPAPGLVTCSNDMNDPRIPSLKGIMQSKRKPVDTIALNDLGAEISSDDVQTKVLGFEEKPEREPGKKYEGEPDEIARQVAQLLDSEENVI; encoded by the coding sequence ATGAAATTCTACGTTTGTATTAAGCAGGTACCCGATGTAAACGCTCCCTTACAGATAAAAGACGGCCAACTCATTCAAGATGCAGATCGTAATATTTTGAACGCTTATGACGCATCCGCAGTAGAAGAAGCATTAGTACTCGCTGAGAAACACAGCGGTGAAGTTGAAGTTGTTCTTGCCGGACCTGAAAAAGCCAAAGAGACTCTCCGAAAAGCACTGGCAATGGGTGCTGATAAAGGAACTCATATTGTGACGAATGGAGATGAAGATTTCGACTCCTATGCATACGCCAAAATCCTTTCGAAGTTCTTTTCTGATAAAGAGTATGACTTCATCTCCTGCGGTAAACAGAGTCAGGATACAGATGCCGGTTTAACAGGATCTATGCTGGCAGAGATGCTCAACCTCCCCTACGCAACCAATGCTGTTGGTTTGGAATTCAGTGACGGAAAAATGACCGTAAAGCGTCAGGGAGATTCGGGACAAGAGATGATTGAAGTTCCGGCACCCGGTTTGGTAACCTGTTCAAACGACATGAATGATCCGCGTATTCCGAGTCTGAAAGGTATCATGCAATCCAAAAGAAAACCGGTAGATACGATTGCTCTAAACGATTTGGGTGCAGAAATCTCATCCGATGATGTTCAAACAAAAGTTTTAGGATTTGAAGAAAAACCTGAGCGCGAGCCCGGTAAAAAGTATGAGGGAGAACCTGATGAAATTGCACGCCAGGTTGCCCAGCTGCTCGACTCCGAAGAAAATGTTATATAA
- a CDS encoding response regulator: MKRVLIVEDDLIISLTTERMVKKLGFQVVACVTSGEEAVKAAEENKPDVILMDIRLNGQMDGIEATQQILDSLEKTRVIYVTGNTDNAYRERAEQTGYDAYLIKPLRLDDLKSII; encoded by the coding sequence TTGAAGCGAGTTCTCATTGTAGAAGATGATCTTATAATATCTCTGACCACAGAAAGAATGGTCAAAAAGTTAGGTTTTCAAGTTGTAGCTTGTGTTACATCGGGGGAGGAAGCTGTTAAAGCAGCGGAAGAGAACAAACCGGATGTCATATTAATGGACATTCGTCTGAACGGTCAGATGGATGGTATTGAAGCGACTCAACAAATTTTAGACAGCCTGGAAAAAACGAGGGTAATCTATGTAACGGGCAATACAGATAATGCCTACAGAGAAAGAGCCGAACAGACAGGATATGATGCCTATTTGATTAAACCTCTCCGGCTCGATGATTTGAAGTCAATAATTTGA
- a CDS encoding ATP-binding cassette domain-containing protein codes for MISIKNLTKQYKPGHPIFSDFSKEFNPGDAIGIIGPNGSGKTTFLRILSVNSFPSEGGVFFDEVNIHEHPNQYLKNVGLVHDEETLPAHLTASELLEWILRNRNSWNESSEQEIEKIFDQLSLDARNEQIGTFSTGMKKKTQIAAALIHQPKILIMDEPLRGLDKETRVIVMDMLKEIKSNNTLIFMSSHYMGEEGELFDEMIHFPL; via the coding sequence ATGATTAGTATTAAAAATCTTACCAAGCAATATAAACCGGGACACCCGATCTTTTCGGACTTTTCGAAAGAGTTTAATCCGGGGGATGCGATCGGTATTATAGGTCCCAATGGGTCAGGAAAAACAACTTTTTTACGGATATTGTCGGTCAATTCGTTTCCCAGCGAAGGTGGGGTCTTTTTTGATGAAGTAAATATTCATGAGCACCCAAACCAGTACTTAAAAAATGTGGGATTGGTGCATGATGAAGAAACACTACCTGCGCATTTAACAGCATCTGAACTGCTGGAATGGATTCTTAGAAACAGAAATAGCTGGAATGAATCCTCAGAACAAGAAATTGAGAAGATTTTCGATCAGCTTTCTTTAGATGCAAGAAATGAACAGATTGGAACTTTTTCGACCGGGATGAAGAAAAAGACCCAAATTGCAGCGGCTTTAATTCATCAACCTAAGATTTTAATTATGGATGAGCCCTTAAGAGGCCTCGATAAAGAGACCCGTGTTATTGTAATGGACATGCTAAAAGAGATAAAATCAAACAATACCCTGATTTTTATGTCTTCTCATTACATGGGTGAGGAGGGTGAACTCTTTGATGAAATGATTCACTTTCCACTTTAG
- a CDS encoding FAD-binding oxidoreductase: MPELKLPEVELNIYGPKDPVEVPVVENYVITKESSPNFVRHITFDISGTELVGRVKVGQSIGIIPPGKNERGRDHKLRLYSVSSPNGGENGKPHLISTTVKRTIEELDNKLYLGVASNYLADLQPGDKVKMTGPSGKRFLLPENPKEFNYLFFATGTGIAPFRGMIMELFEKGDFQNDCALIFGCPYRTDLLYSDYFEKMAQEHSNFYYLKSISRENRRKDGSKHYVQTKIEDEEELLLPILQKKNTLIYICGLKGMETGIYKELIRLGLEEYLDIRKKLPEDLNEIPRGDFKMFIKPSNRTFEEVY, from the coding sequence ATGCCCGAGTTAAAACTACCCGAAGTTGAACTGAATATTTATGGTCCAAAGGACCCGGTTGAAGTACCCGTTGTTGAAAATTATGTTATTACCAAAGAGTCCAGTCCAAACTTTGTTCGTCATATTACATTTGATATTTCAGGTACTGAATTGGTAGGCAGAGTTAAAGTAGGCCAGTCTATCGGAATCATCCCTCCCGGAAAAAACGAAAGAGGGCGGGACCATAAACTCAGACTCTACTCCGTCTCATCACCAAACGGTGGCGAAAATGGAAAACCACACCTGATATCAACCACTGTGAAACGGACTATTGAAGAGCTGGACAATAAACTATATCTGGGTGTTGCCTCCAATTATCTTGCCGATTTACAGCCGGGCGACAAAGTGAAAATGACCGGGCCCAGCGGTAAAAGATTTTTGCTTCCGGAAAACCCCAAAGAATTTAACTACCTGTTTTTTGCTACCGGAACCGGTATTGCACCTTTCCGGGGTATGATTATGGAGCTGTTTGAAAAAGGAGACTTCCAAAACGACTGTGCTTTAATTTTTGGCTGCCCATATCGAACAGATCTGCTCTATTCAGATTATTTCGAAAAGATGGCTCAAGAGCACAGTAATTTTTATTATCTGAAAAGTATATCCAGGGAAAATCGCCGGAAGGATGGATCCAAGCATTATGTTCAAACTAAAATTGAGGATGAAGAGGAACTGCTTCTTCCTATCCTTCAAAAGAAAAATACACTGATCTATATTTGTGGATTGAAGGGGATGGAAACCGGAATATATAAAGAGCTAATTCGTCTCGGTCTTGAGGAGTATCTGGATATTCGTAAAAAGCTACCTGAAGATTTGAATGAGATACCGCGTGGTGATTTCAAAATGTTCATCAAACCTTCGAATCGAACATTTGAAGAAGTATACTGA
- a CDS encoding sugar transferase yields MIQKAIRKTSDEDFSSLSIEEEIISKKKEYIPESKFSGPTTHLFFHELENRSLDQDSRLSFLVGVFLYILFIVTFPLIWGLLRLSGVRHTFTSYRVNGLYGQPFEVQHFNIGIYQDLTVGNPEPARIQKFLFRSGLYKLPFSKNLLKGQMCLKGPQPLQNSTAQKYVRRYTDFYKRYAVQPGFISPANYFIEPGQSISPDKNLKAELKFLISKLKS; encoded by the coding sequence ATGATACAGAAAGCAATACGAAAAACTTCTGACGAAGATTTTTCATCGTTGTCTATTGAAGAGGAAATTATATCCAAGAAAAAGGAATATATCCCGGAATCGAAGTTTTCCGGACCTACTACTCATCTTTTTTTCCATGAACTGGAAAACAGGAGTTTAGATCAAGACTCCAGACTGAGTTTCCTAGTTGGTGTGTTTCTATACATTTTATTCATCGTAACCTTTCCATTAATCTGGGGTCTGCTGAGATTATCAGGAGTCAGACATACATTCACATCATATAGAGTAAATGGATTATATGGACAACCCTTTGAAGTTCAGCACTTCAATATTGGCATATATCAAGACCTCACAGTTGGAAATCCGGAACCGGCGCGCATACAAAAATTCCTCTTTAGGTCGGGTCTTTATAAACTACCCTTTTCAAAAAATCTACTTAAAGGACAGATGTGCCTGAAAGGTCCACAACCGCTGCAAAATAGTACAGCTCAAAAGTATGTCCGTAGGTATACAGACTTCTACAAACGGTATGCTGTTCAGCCCGGGTTTATTTCACCTGCAAACTATTTCATTGAGCCCGGACAAAGCATTTCTCCTGATAAAAATTTAAAAGCAGAATTGAAGTTTTTGATATCAAAACTCAAGTCTTGA
- a CDS encoding YihY/virulence factor BrkB family protein produces MQFFKKSKEVAGDVKNIIVDTFNKAADDEIMVHGAAIAFYTIFSITPLFILVVYLGGIFLSEELVTEQASEYLGDYLDEEVLTNLTDYISSRRQDQSGLITTIIATGTVIFGATTVISQLKSTLNKIWNVADVTINSVWNFLLNRLLAFGMIIVFSLLLLTSLAAELLLTVSSTYLTDILPLVPLNLYGVIAQAVTVIFAVIFFTLIFKILPDVHARWTDIMVGASVTTILFLIGKFLIGYFFLATGIEATYRAAGSLVVFIIWVYYNIQTILLGAVFTQVYTEKYGGKIKPYRFVSLKKYHSKI; encoded by the coding sequence ATGCAATTTTTTAAAAAAAGTAAAGAAGTTGCCGGGGATGTAAAGAATATAATTGTCGATACGTTCAATAAAGCAGCTGATGATGAAATTATGGTACATGGTGCGGCAATCGCATTTTATACGATATTTTCAATCACACCATTATTTATTTTGGTAGTCTACCTGGGAGGCATTTTTCTGAGCGAAGAGCTTGTTACTGAACAAGCTTCAGAATATCTGGGAGATTATCTGGATGAAGAAGTATTGACAAACCTGACTGACTATATCTCATCCCGCCGTCAGGACCAAAGCGGATTGATTACTACAATTATCGCTACCGGTACTGTAATATTTGGAGCAACTACGGTTATCAGTCAGCTAAAATCAACCTTAAACAAAATCTGGAATGTGGCTGATGTTACCATTAATTCTGTCTGGAACTTTCTTCTCAACAGACTTCTTGCCTTCGGGATGATCATTGTGTTCAGTTTACTTCTTCTCACGTCCCTTGCAGCCGAATTGCTGCTTACGGTCTCTTCTACCTATTTAACTGATATTCTGCCTTTAGTCCCTTTAAATTTGTATGGAGTTATTGCTCAAGCCGTAACGGTGATTTTTGCAGTTATCTTTTTCACACTCATCTTTAAAATTCTGCCCGATGTGCATGCAAGATGGACGGACATTATGGTTGGAGCAAGTGTCACAACCATACTTTTTCTGATTGGCAAATTCCTGATAGGATATTTTTTCTTAGCCACAGGTATTGAAGCAACTTACAGGGCGGCGGGCTCTTTGGTAGTGTTTATTATCTGGGTTTACTATAACATTCAAACCATTCTCCTGGGTGCTGTTTTTACCCAAGTTTATACCGAAAAATATGGCGGAAAGATCAAACCATACAGATTCGTTTCCCTTAAAAAATATCACTCCAAGATATAA
- a CDS encoding aminotransferase class V-fold PLP-dependent enzyme — MNPSITPTEIAEFRDYFPHTKTGHTYLNHAAISPISVQVKQAIEKFLEDRQTGKIDNIELGMSIVSETREIISDHINASSPDHITFMSNTSEGITAVAEGLQWNEGDEILLNRMEFPTNVQPFRALERFGVTVQYIEPEDHKVTPAMVESAITPKTRLFSISAVQYLTGFKSDLEKIGSICKKHNVIFVVDAIQYLGAGSIDVQKCNIDALATGGHKWLMSPMGTGFLYLSEKLSNQLKPYKTGWLSVVEPWELSNFDQEWLPVSQHLEIGTPNMLGLVGMNASLKTLTEIGPDKINSLILNLTGYLTSQLSNRKDTNVISPLDENSRAGIVTFSTDKVPDTEMFVESLKKENITISSREGKLRIAPHYYNTIEELDTVLNAIF; from the coding sequence ATGAACCCATCCATAACTCCTACAGAAATAGCTGAATTTCGGGACTATTTCCCACACACGAAAACCGGACATACTTACTTAAATCATGCGGCGATCAGTCCAATTTCTGTTCAGGTAAAACAAGCGATAGAAAAATTTTTAGAAGACAGGCAAACCGGAAAAATTGACAATATTGAACTGGGAATGTCTATTGTCAGTGAAACCCGCGAGATCATATCAGATCACATCAATGCATCTTCTCCCGATCACATTACATTTATGAGTAATACCTCGGAAGGAATTACAGCTGTTGCTGAAGGTTTACAATGGAATGAGGGAGATGAGATTCTGTTAAATCGTATGGAGTTCCCAACCAATGTTCAGCCATTTCGCGCTTTGGAGCGTTTTGGAGTCACTGTTCAATACATCGAACCTGAAGATCATAAAGTTACCCCGGCTATGGTTGAATCGGCTATAACACCAAAAACGCGTCTTTTTTCAATCAGTGCAGTCCAGTATTTAACCGGTTTTAAATCTGACCTGGAAAAGATTGGGTCGATTTGTAAAAAGCATAACGTCATCTTCGTGGTTGATGCAATACAGTATCTTGGAGCAGGCAGTATAGACGTACAAAAGTGTAACATTGATGCTTTGGCCACCGGCGGACATAAATGGTTAATGAGTCCTATGGGAACCGGATTTCTTTATCTTTCAGAGAAGTTAAGTAATCAATTAAAACCCTATAAAACCGGTTGGCTATCTGTTGTAGAGCCGTGGGAGCTTTCCAACTTCGATCAGGAATGGTTGCCAGTATCCCAACATCTTGAGATCGGGACTCCCAACATGCTGGGATTAGTAGGGATGAATGCATCTTTAAAAACTCTGACAGAAATTGGCCCTGATAAAATCAACAGTTTAATTTTAAACCTTACGGGCTATTTAACCTCTCAATTATCAAATCGTAAAGATACTAATGTCATTAGTCCGCTTGACGAAAACAGTCGAGCAGGTATTGTAACTTTTTCCACTGACAAGGTACCGGACACAGAAATGTTTGTAGAATCCCTTAAAAAGGAAAATATTACCATATCATCCAGAGAGGGGAAACTGAGAATTGCACCCCACTACTATAACACGATAGAAGAGTTGGACACTGTACTGAATGCAATTTTTTAA
- a CDS encoding DUF502 domain-containing protein: MKTILNYFLRGLLFIFPLYATVFVIVVLVNWLDSAVNPILFGWLPIHIPGLGLFTTIIFIALLGFIISTALTRPIVTYFESLLSKIPFIKIIYTAFKDFTEAFLGDKKKFNKPVIVTLTDGVDRIGFITERDLSILNIENRVAVYCPHSYNFSGNLFLVDPNRVKILKIDPSEAMKFAVSAGVTQIEAIKS, from the coding sequence ATGAAAACAATTTTAAATTACTTCTTAAGAGGATTGCTCTTCATTTTTCCACTCTATGCTACCGTCTTTGTAATCGTAGTGTTAGTGAACTGGCTCGACTCTGCCGTAAACCCTATTCTTTTTGGATGGCTTCCAATACATATTCCGGGATTGGGACTCTTCACTACCATTATTTTCATCGCATTGCTTGGATTCATAATATCTACAGCACTGACCCGGCCGATTGTAACCTATTTTGAATCGCTTTTATCCAAAATTCCTTTTATTAAGATCATATACACTGCATTTAAAGATTTTACTGAAGCATTTCTTGGAGATAAAAAGAAATTCAATAAACCTGTCATTGTAACCCTGACCGACGGTGTGGATCGAATAGGTTTCATCACAGAACGGGATCTGAGCATTCTAAATATTGAGAACAGAGTTGCAGTGTACTGTCCCCACTCCTATAACTTTTCAGGTAATCTTTTTTTAGTCGATCCAAACCGGGTTAAAATTCTAAAAATAGATCCGTCAGAAGCGATGAAGTTTGCTGTAAGTGCGGGTGTCACACAAATTGAAGCCATAAAGAGTTAA